In Pseudomonas sp. MM213, a genomic segment contains:
- a CDS encoding non-ribosomal peptide synthetase, whose amino-acid sequence MNADDSLKLARRFIGLPLEKRQMFLAALQKEGIDFARFPIPAGVEAEDRQALSYAQQRMWFLWQLDAQSGAYNLPGAVRLTGALNLSALEQAFVSLVARHETLRTVFQRQADDTLLQVPASAPLIIKHVDFSALPETERERAVAQAAEQQSVLPFDLSVGPLLRVTLLKLAEQEHVLLLTLHHIVSDGWSMNVLIDEFIRCYDAFEAGAQPQLAPLPIQYSDYALWQRRWLEAGEQARQLDYWQAQLGDEHPVLELPTDHSRPAMPSYRGTRYEFAVDTQLAEQLRTTAQKHNITLFMLLLGAFNALLHRYTGQTDIRVGVPIANRNRAEIEGLIGFFVNTQVLRTRLDGHTRVDDLLRAIKETALGAQAHQDLPFERLVEALKLERSLSHTPLFQVMYNHQPQVADMSSISTASGLVLGAIEWEGRTTQFDLTLDTYEKGGKLHAALTYASDLFDAPTIARMAQHWTRLLQAMVIDTHQRVGELPMLAADEQQVLVHDWNRTAETYPVEQCIHELIHAQALRTPEAPALVFGDRQLTYAQLDARTNQLAHYLREQGVGLDVLVGIAVERSLEMVIGLLAILKAGGAYVPLDPEYPAERLAYMIEDSAIGVLLTQSALAGTLPTEGIKVIALDQDEDWLDGYSENCPQVSVNPLNLAYVIYTSGSTGKPKGAGNSHAALVNRLCWMQQAYGLDGSDSVLQKTPFSFDVSVWEFFWPLMTGARLVVAPPGAHREPARLIGLIGEFGISTLHFVPSMLQAFIHEPGVEACTSLKRIACSGEALPLDAQLQVFAKLPGAGLFNLYGPTEAAIDVTHWTCVDEGADSVPIGRPIANLRTHVLDAQLLPVPAGVAGELYLGGAGLARSYHRRPGLTAERFVPCPFHDGARLYRTGDRVRQRADGVIEYLGRLDHQVKLRGLRIELGEIETRLMQHPLVREAVVLVQGGKHLVAYLVLESAEAQWPETLKGWLLKSLPEYMVPTYLMPLDALPVTANGKLDRKALPQPDAAPQQAFVAPQDAMQMALAQIWQDVLGLERVGLEDNFFELGGDSIISIQVVSRARQAGIRLSPRDLFQYQTVRSLALVAAFDNRSAIDQGPVSGEVILTPAQHYFFEQAIAQPQHWNQSLLLTPREALNPQALEAALVTVINHHDALRLRFAASVDGWQQSHGPQVETTGLWQRHAASTEALTALCDEAQRSLDLADGPLLRALLVSLDDGSQRLLLAVHHLAVDGVSWRVLLEDLQQVYAQLAGGSAATLPDKTSAYQHWAKHLQAHARTLDQQLPYWQAQHADARDLPCENPLGSLQHRHGHKIESKLDAGLTRQLLQTAPVAYRTQVNDLLLTALARVICRWTGHNSTLIQLEGHGREDLFDDLDLTRTVGWFTSLFPVRLQPHAQTANTIKAIKEQLRAIPDKGLGYGLLRYLGEPAQREALQGLPAPRITFNYLGQFDRQFDEDALFVPAAESGGQAQGDDAPLANWLTLESQVYGGQLSLQWGFSRDMFADGTVQKLADAYTEELTALIEHCCATPAGQVTPSDFPLARINQAQLDALPVAAPAIEDIYPLTPMQQGMLFHTLYEPQAEAYINQLRLDIQGLELAAFGRAWQAAINRHDILRSSFHWLGLEAAHQVIHRQIDLQLQVIEAADIDLDALAAEERSRGFELSAAPLFRLMLVRQSSDAWHLIYTSHHILMDGWSNAQLLGEVIQHYAGQTLAKPLGQYRDYLGWIQQQPPAAGEQFWKQALAALETPTLLAQALPTPVEGRGMGEHHLTLESAAMQRLAEFARQQKITLNTLLQGAWGLLLQRYTGQSCVAFGATIAGRSAPLPGIEQQLGLFINTLPIIATPSSAQPVSQWLNELQALNLSLREFEHVPLYDIQGWAGQQGNALFDSLLVFENFPVAEALKQGAPAGLTFGALRNHEITSYPLTLGIEVGASLRLEFSFDRTLFSAAQIERLSANLLHVLEQFVAQPQQVLGAVSLLDAKQTAQVLLGSRPAAPQLDSPLLAHQRFEQQAARTPDAWAVIAGDERLTYAQLNAQANQLAHRLREHGVAPGQRVGLSVRRNAQMIVSLMAILKSGAGYVPLDPDYPAERLAYMIEDSGMDLLLAQPELLNDVALPEGLPRLALTEASLAGYSTANPVNLACAEDLAYLIYTSGSTGRPKGVCLAHAALREFCVIAADYSQLSADDRVLQFATFSFDGFVEQCYPPLCVGAALVLRGDELWDTDTLYRQIIEQGVTLADLPAAYWYLLAQEWAAQPQRDKGRLRQVHVGGEAMSLEGLKLWHAAGLGDVRLLNTYGPTEATVVSSTHLCTLGDTQNLIGVPIGRALPGRALYVLDTEGHLLPTGCAGELCIGGDAGIAQHYHQRPGLSAERFIADPFSTTPGARLYRSGDLARYREDGALEYLGRIDHQVKIRGFRVELGELEAHLQGLPMISEAAVLVHEGVGGKQLIGYVVPVLPNADSRQLTETVRQALGERLPDYMLPAQLVVMSALPLNRNGKLDRAALPAPEVWEAVAGTAPQGELEIELAQIWQQVLQVARVDRENSFFELGGHSLLATQIVSQIRQRLGLSVSLRSLFEHPRLQDFAAQVQGLRHAANVCERPALVADHSGERQPLSFAQQRLWFLWNLEPDSSMYNMPGALRLRGALNLSALQQTFETLVQRHAVLRTTFYEEDGQAWQRVHAELPLDFAINDLRHLPAPDVEAAQLAREEVARPFDLRNGPLLRVRVLQVADQEHVLLLTVHHIAADDWSFRILINEFVTLYPTLNRGGVAQLPEHSVQYADFAKWQRQWLEQGGELQRQLDYWQARLGQPQAVLELPGDGDQRQAQEGASQHFTLNSTLSQQLRDFAQQRGLSLFMVLLAGFTLVLRQRTEVSRVRIGTDIANRNQVELEQMVGFFVNQLVLQVEVDADQAAGQLLQACRRAVLEASDHQDLPFERLVEALRLPRRAGRSPLFDIKLIYQEGVGRLPSMDGLLVEDFPSGRQAAEIGMVAAFYNEAEHIHLSFETPAGQYLPSTLQSLFEQIEAVLQALLRADELTVSDLLELATEVQRRADARLNEQRKALLGGPMAIKRRRGTPATQGAAD is encoded by the coding sequence ATGAATGCTGATGACTCCTTGAAACTTGCTCGCCGGTTTATCGGGTTGCCCCTGGAAAAGCGCCAGATGTTCCTTGCGGCCTTGCAAAAGGAAGGCATTGATTTCGCCCGGTTCCCCATTCCTGCCGGCGTCGAGGCCGAGGATCGCCAGGCGCTGTCATATGCCCAGCAACGCATGTGGTTTCTCTGGCAACTGGACGCGCAAAGTGGTGCCTACAACCTGCCGGGCGCGGTGCGTTTGACCGGTGCGTTGAACCTGTCGGCGCTGGAACAAGCCTTCGTCAGCCTCGTGGCACGTCACGAAACCCTGCGCACGGTGTTTCAGCGCCAGGCCGACGACACCTTGCTGCAAGTGCCGGCCAGCGCGCCGCTGATCATCAAACACGTGGACTTCAGCGCCTTGCCGGAAACGGAGCGCGAACGTGCCGTCGCCCAAGCGGCCGAACAGCAATCGGTGCTGCCCTTCGATTTGTCCGTCGGCCCGCTGCTGCGGGTGACCTTGCTCAAACTCGCCGAGCAGGAACACGTCCTGCTGCTGACCCTGCATCACATCGTCTCCGACGGCTGGTCGATGAACGTGCTGATCGACGAGTTCATCCGCTGCTACGACGCCTTCGAGGCTGGTGCACAACCGCAACTCGCGCCGCTGCCGATCCAGTACAGCGACTACGCCTTGTGGCAACGCCGCTGGCTGGAGGCGGGCGAGCAGGCGCGCCAACTCGATTACTGGCAAGCGCAACTCGGCGATGAGCACCCGGTGCTGGAGTTGCCCACCGACCACTCGCGTCCGGCGATGCCGAGTTATCGAGGCACACGCTACGAATTCGCCGTCGACACGCAACTGGCCGAGCAACTGCGCACCACCGCGCAGAAACACAACATCACCCTGTTCATGCTGTTGCTCGGTGCGTTCAACGCGCTGCTGCATCGCTACACCGGGCAGACCGACATCCGTGTCGGGGTGCCGATTGCCAACCGCAACCGAGCGGAAATCGAAGGCCTGATCGGCTTCTTCGTCAACACCCAAGTGCTGCGCACCCGGCTCGATGGCCACACCCGCGTTGACGATCTGCTGCGCGCCATCAAGGAGACTGCGCTCGGTGCCCAGGCCCATCAGGATTTGCCGTTCGAGCGTCTGGTCGAAGCGCTGAAACTGGAGCGCAGCCTCAGCCACACGCCGCTGTTCCAGGTGATGTACAACCACCAGCCGCAGGTCGCGGACATGTCCAGCATCAGCACCGCGTCCGGCCTGGTGCTGGGCGCGATCGAGTGGGAAGGGCGCACCACGCAGTTCGACCTGACCCTCGACACCTATGAAAAGGGCGGCAAGCTGCACGCCGCGCTGACTTACGCCAGCGACCTGTTCGACGCGCCGACCATCGCGCGCATGGCGCAGCACTGGACGCGGCTGTTGCAGGCAATGGTGATCGACACACATCAGCGGGTCGGCGAGCTGCCGATGCTGGCGGCGGATGAACAACAGGTGCTGGTGCATGACTGGAACCGCACCGCCGAAACCTATCCCGTCGAGCAATGCATTCATGAACTGATCCACGCCCAGGCCTTGCGCACACCCGAGGCGCCGGCGCTGGTGTTTGGCGACCGTCAGCTGACTTATGCACAGCTCGATGCACGCACCAATCAATTGGCGCATTACCTGCGCGAGCAGGGTGTCGGCCTCGATGTGCTGGTGGGGATTGCCGTTGAGCGTTCGCTGGAAATGGTCATTGGCCTGTTGGCGATTCTCAAGGCCGGCGGTGCTTACGTGCCGCTCGATCCGGAATACCCGGCGGAACGCCTGGCCTACATGATCGAAGACAGTGCGATTGGCGTGTTGCTGACCCAAAGCGCCCTGGCTGGCACGCTGCCGACCGAGGGCATCAAGGTCATCGCACTGGATCAGGACGAGGACTGGCTGGACGGTTACAGCGAAAATTGCCCGCAGGTGTCGGTGAATCCGCTGAACCTGGCCTATGTGATTTACACCTCCGGTTCCACCGGCAAACCCAAGGGCGCCGGCAACAGCCATGCGGCGCTGGTCAACCGTTTGTGCTGGATGCAACAGGCGTACGGGCTGGACGGCAGCGACTCGGTGTTGCAGAAAACCCCGTTCAGTTTTGATGTGTCGGTCTGGGAGTTCTTCTGGCCGTTGATGACCGGTGCCCGTCTGGTGGTGGCGCCGCCGGGTGCGCATCGCGAACCGGCGCGGTTGATCGGCCTCATCGGCGAGTTCGGCATCAGCACCTTGCACTTTGTGCCGTCGATGCTTCAGGCGTTTATCCACGAACCGGGCGTAGAAGCCTGCACCAGCCTCAAACGCATCGCGTGCAGCGGTGAAGCCCTGCCGCTGGATGCCCAGCTTCAGGTGTTCGCCAAACTGCCGGGCGCCGGGTTGTTCAACTTGTACGGGCCGACCGAAGCGGCCATCGACGTGACCCACTGGACCTGCGTTGACGAGGGCGCCGACAGCGTGCCCATCGGCCGGCCGATTGCCAACCTGCGCACCCACGTTCTGGACGCGCAGTTGCTGCCGGTGCCGGCGGGCGTGGCGGGGGAGTTGTACCTGGGCGGCGCTGGTCTGGCGCGCAGTTATCACCGGCGTCCGGGGCTGACGGCCGAGCGATTTGTGCCGTGCCCGTTCCATGACGGCGCACGCCTGTACCGCACCGGCGACCGCGTGCGCCAGCGTGCCGACGGGGTGATCGAATACCTCGGCCGCCTCGACCATCAAGTGAAACTGCGCGGTCTGCGTATCGAGCTGGGGGAAATCGAAACCCGTCTGATGCAGCATCCGCTGGTGCGCGAGGCGGTGGTCCTGGTGCAGGGCGGCAAACATCTGGTGGCGTACCTGGTGCTGGAAAGCGCCGAGGCGCAGTGGCCGGAAACCCTCAAGGGCTGGCTGCTCAAAAGCTTGCCGGAATACATGGTGCCGACCTACCTGATGCCGCTCGATGCCTTGCCGGTGACCGCCAACGGCAAACTGGACCGCAAGGCCCTGCCGCAACCGGACGCGGCGCCGCAACAGGCGTTCGTCGCGCCGCAAGATGCGATGCAGATGGCATTGGCGCAGATCTGGCAGGACGTGTTGGGCCTGGAACGTGTGGGCCTCGAAGACAACTTCTTCGAACTGGGCGGTGATTCGATCATCTCCATTCAAGTGGTCAGCCGCGCCCGTCAGGCCGGCATCCGTCTCAGTCCGCGCGACCTGTTTCAGTACCAGACCGTGCGCAGCCTGGCGCTGGTGGCGGCGTTCGACAATCGCAGTGCCATCGACCAAGGGCCGGTCAGCGGTGAGGTGATCCTGACCCCGGCGCAACACTACTTCTTTGAGCAGGCCATCGCGCAACCGCAACACTGGAACCAGTCCTTGCTGTTGACGCCGCGCGAGGCGCTGAACCCGCAAGCACTGGAAGCCGCGCTGGTGACGGTAATCAACCATCACGATGCCTTGCGCCTGCGGTTTGCCGCGAGTGTCGATGGCTGGCAGCAGTCTCATGGACCACAGGTCGAAACGACCGGATTGTGGCAGCGTCACGCGGCGTCGACCGAGGCGTTGACGGCCCTGTGCGACGAAGCACAACGCAGCCTCGATCTGGCCGATGGGCCGTTGTTGCGCGCGCTGCTGGTCAGTCTCGACGATGGCTCGCAACGTCTGCTGCTGGCGGTCCACCATCTGGCGGTGGACGGCGTGTCCTGGCGGGTGCTGCTCGAAGACCTGCAGCAGGTCTACGCGCAATTGGCGGGTGGCAGCGCCGCAACGTTGCCGGACAAAACCAGCGCTTATCAACACTGGGCCAAACACCTGCAAGCGCATGCCCGCACGCTGGATCAACAACTGCCTTACTGGCAGGCACAACACGCCGATGCCCGCGACCTGCCGTGTGAAAATCCGCTGGGCAGCTTGCAGCATCGTCACGGCCACAAAATCGAATCGAAGCTCGACGCCGGGCTGACGCGGCAATTACTGCAAACGGCGCCGGTGGCCTATCGCACTCAGGTCAACGACCTGCTGCTGACCGCTCTGGCGCGGGTGATCTGCCGTTGGACCGGGCACAACTCGACGCTGATCCAGCTCGAAGGCCATGGCCGTGAAGACCTGTTCGACGACCTCGACCTGACGCGCACCGTGGGTTGGTTCACCAGCCTGTTCCCGGTGCGCCTGCAACCTCACGCGCAAACGGCGAACACGATCAAGGCGATCAAGGAGCAACTGCGCGCCATCCCCGACAAAGGCCTGGGGTATGGCCTGCTGCGTTACCTCGGCGAACCGGCCCAGCGTGAAGCGTTGCAAGGGTTACCGGCGCCACGGATCACCTTCAACTACCTCGGCCAGTTCGACCGCCAGTTCGATGAAGACGCACTGTTTGTACCCGCAGCGGAAAGCGGCGGTCAGGCCCAGGGTGACGATGCACCGCTGGCCAACTGGCTGACGCTGGAAAGCCAGGTCTATGGCGGTCAGCTCTCGCTGCAATGGGGGTTCAGTCGCGACATGTTCGCCGACGGCACCGTTCAAAAACTGGCCGACGCCTACACCGAAGAACTCACTGCGCTGATCGAACACTGCTGCGCCACGCCAGCGGGGCAGGTCACGCCGTCAGACTTCCCGTTGGCACGGATCAATCAGGCGCAGCTGGACGCCTTGCCCGTCGCCGCCCCGGCCATCGAAGACATTTATCCGTTGACGCCGATGCAGCAGGGCATGCTGTTCCACACCTTGTATGAGCCGCAGGCCGAGGCCTACATCAACCAACTGCGCCTGGATATCCAGGGGCTGGAACTGGCGGCCTTCGGTCGGGCGTGGCAGGCGGCGATCAACCGTCACGACATTCTGCGCAGCAGCTTCCACTGGTTGGGCCTGGAAGCTGCGCATCAGGTGATTCATCGCCAGATCGACCTGCAATTGCAGGTGATCGAAGCGGCCGATATCGACCTCGATGCACTGGCCGCCGAGGAGCGCAGCCGTGGTTTCGAACTCAGTGCCGCGCCGCTGTTCCGCCTGATGCTGGTGCGCCAGAGCAGCGACGCCTGGCACCTGATCTACACCAGTCATCACATCCTCATGGACGGCTGGAGCAACGCACAGTTGCTCGGAGAGGTGATTCAGCATTACGCCGGGCAAACACTGGCCAAGCCTTTGGGGCAATACCGCGACTACTTGGGCTGGATTCAGCAGCAGCCACCGGCGGCGGGCGAACAGTTCTGGAAACAGGCGCTGGCCGCGCTCGAAACCCCGACCTTGCTGGCGCAAGCCTTGCCGACGCCGGTCGAAGGGCGCGGCATGGGCGAGCATCACCTGACGCTCGAAAGCGCCGCCATGCAGCGTCTGGCAGAGTTTGCCCGGCAGCAGAAAATCACCCTCAACACCTTGTTGCAGGGCGCATGGGGCCTGCTGTTGCAACGCTACACTGGCCAATCGTGCGTGGCGTTCGGCGCTACGATTGCCGGGCGATCCGCACCGTTGCCGGGTATCGAGCAACAGTTGGGCCTGTTCATCAACACCTTGCCGATCATTGCCACGCCGTCGTCCGCGCAACCGGTCAGCCAATGGCTCAATGAGTTGCAAGCGCTGAACCTGAGCCTGCGTGAGTTCGAGCATGTGCCGCTCTACGACATTCAGGGCTGGGCCGGGCAGCAGGGCAATGCACTGTTCGACAGCTTGCTGGTGTTCGAAAACTTCCCGGTGGCCGAAGCGCTGAAGCAAGGGGCGCCAGCGGGACTGACCTTCGGCGCATTGCGCAATCACGAAATCACCAGCTACCCGCTGACCCTCGGCATCGAAGTCGGCGCCAGCCTGCGTCTGGAATTCAGTTTCGACCGGACCTTGTTCAGCGCCGCGCAGATCGAGCGTTTGAGTGCGAACCTGCTGCATGTGCTGGAACAGTTCGTTGCGCAGCCGCAGCAGGTATTGGGCGCCGTCAGTCTGTTGGACGCGAAGCAAACAGCGCAGGTATTGCTGGGCTCGCGTCCCGCCGCGCCGCAGCTGGACAGTCCGCTGTTGGCGCATCAGCGTTTCGAGCAGCAAGCGGCCCGCACGCCCGATGCATGGGCCGTAATTGCCGGCGACGAGCGACTGACTTATGCACAGCTCAACGCCCAGGCCAACCAGCTCGCCCATCGCCTGCGCGAACACGGCGTGGCGCCGGGGCAACGGGTCGGCCTGTCGGTGCGGCGCAATGCACAGATGATCGTCAGCCTCATGGCCATCCTCAAGTCCGGTGCCGGTTACGTGCCGCTGGACCCGGACTACCCGGCCGAACGCCTGGCCTACATGATCGAAGACAGCGGCATGGACCTGCTGCTGGCGCAACCGGAGCTGCTGAACGATGTCGCGCTGCCGGAAGGCTTGCCGCGCCTGGCGCTGACAGAGGCGTCGCTGGCCGGCTATTCCACGGCCAATCCGGTCAACCTCGCCTGTGCCGAAGACCTCGCATACCTGATTTACACCTCCGGTTCCACCGGGCGGCCGAAAGGCGTGTGCCTGGCCCACGCCGCGCTGCGCGAGTTTTGCGTGATTGCGGCGGACTATTCGCAACTCAGCGCCGACGACCGCGTGCTGCAATTCGCCACGTTCAGCTTCGACGGCTTTGTCGAGCAATGCTACCCGCCGCTGTGCGTGGGCGCGGCGCTGGTGTTGCGCGGCGATGAGCTGTGGGACACCGACACCTTGTACCGGCAGATCATCGAACAGGGCGTGACCCTGGCGGACTTGCCGGCGGCCTACTGGTATTTGCTGGCCCAGGAATGGGCCGCGCAGCCTCAGCGCGACAAAGGTCGGTTGCGGCAGGTTCATGTCGGCGGCGAAGCCATGTCACTGGAGGGCCTGAAGCTCTGGCATGCCGCCGGTCTCGGCGACGTACGCCTGCTCAACACCTATGGGCCGACCGAAGCCACCGTGGTTTCCAGCACCCACCTGTGCACCTTGGGCGATACGCAAAACCTGATCGGCGTGCCGATTGGCCGCGCCTTGCCCGGTCGGGCGTTGTACGTGCTGGACACCGAGGGCCATCTGCTGCCAACCGGTTGCGCGGGCGAGTTGTGCATCGGCGGTGATGCCGGCATTGCCCAGCACTATCACCAGCGTCCGGGTTTGAGTGCCGAACGCTTTATCGCCGATCCGTTTTCCACCACGCCGGGCGCACGTTTGTACCGCAGCGGCGACCTGGCGCGGTATCGCGAGGACGGCGCGCTGGAATACCTGGGACGCATCGACCATCAGGTGAAAATTCGCGGTTTCCGCGTTGAACTCGGTGAGCTGGAAGCGCACCTGCAAGGCTTGCCGATGATCAGCGAAGCCGCGGTGCTGGTGCACGAAGGCGTCGGTGGCAAGCAACTGATCGGTTATGTGGTGCCGGTGTTGCCGAACGCTGATTCGCGTCAACTCACCGAGACCGTGCGCCAGGCTTTGGGCGAGCGTCTGCCGGACTACATGCTCCCGGCGCAACTGGTGGTGATGAGCGCATTGCCGCTCAACCGCAACGGCAAACTCGACCGTGCGGCGCTGCCGGCACCCGAAGTCTGGGAAGCCGTGGCCGGCACCGCACCGCAAGGTGAGCTGGAAATCGAGCTGGCGCAGATCTGGCAGCAGGTGTTGCAGGTTGCCCGTGTCGATCGCGAAAACAGCTTCTTCGAATTGGGCGGCCATTCGTTGCTGGCCACGCAGATCGTCTCGCAGATTCGTCAGCGACTGGGCCTGTCGGTGAGTTTGCGCAGCCTGTTCGAACACCCGCGCCTGCAGGATTTCGCGGCTCAGGTGCAAGGCCTGCGGCACGCCGCCAATGTCTGCGAACGCCCGGCGCTGGTGGCGGATCACTCCGGCGAACGCCAGCCGTTGTCCTTTGCCCAGCAGCGGTTGTGGTTCCTGTGGAACCTCGAGCCCGACAGCTCGATGTACAACATGCCCGGCGCCTTGCGGTTGCGCGGCGCGTTGAACCTGTCGGCGTTGCAGCAAACCTTCGAAACCCTGGTGCAACGCCACGCCGTGTTGCGCACCACGTTCTATGAGGAAGACGGCCAGGCCTGGCAGCGGGTACACGCCGAACTGCCGCTGGATTTCGCCATCAACGACCTGCGGCATTTGCCGGCCCCGGACGTCGAAGCCGCGCAGTTGGCCCGTGAAGAAGTCGCCCGGCCGTTCGATTTGCGAAACGGGCCGTTGCTGCGGGTGCGGGTGTTGCAGGTCGCGGATCAGGAACATGTGCTGCTGCTGACGGTGCACCACATCGCGGCGGATGACTGGTCGTTCCGGATTCTGATCAATGAATTCGTCACGCTGTACCCGACCCTCAACCGGGGTGGTGTCGCGCAGTTGCCGGAGCACAGCGTGCAATACGCAGACTTCGCCAAATGGCAGCGTCAGTGGCTGGAGCAGGGCGGCGAGCTGCAACGTCAGCTCGATTACTGGCAGGCGCGCCTCGGCCAGCCGCAAGCCGTGCTGGAGCTGCCGGGCGACGGCGATCAGCGTCAGGCGCAGGAAGGCGCCAGCCAACATTTCACCTTGAATTCGACCTTGAGTCAGCAGTTGCGCGACTTCGCCCAACAGCGTGGATTGTCGCTGTTCATGGTGCTATTGGCCGGCTTCACCCTGGTGTTGCGTCAGCGCACCGAGGTCAGTCGCGTGCGCATCGGCACCGATATCGCCAACCGAAATCAAGTTGAGCTTGAACAAATGGTCGGCTTCTTCGTTAACCAATTAGTGCTGCAAGTGGAGGTCGATGCCGACCAGGCTGCCGGGCAACTGTTGCAAGCCTGTCGCCGTGCGGTTCTGGAGGCTTCGGACCATCAGGACCTGCCGTTCGAGCGATTGGTGGAAGCGTTGCGCTTGCCGCGTCGGGCCGGGCGTTCGCCGTTGTTCGACATCAAGTTGATCTATCAGGAAGGCGTCGGTCGCTTGCCCTCCATGGACGGCTTGTTGGTCGAGGACTTCCCGTCGGGCCGGCAAGCTGCCGAGATCGGCATGGTCGCTGCGTTCTACAACGAGGCCGAACACATTCACCTGAGTTTCGAAACACCCGCCGGGCAGTACTTGCCGAGCACGCTGCAAAGCCTGTTCGAACAAATCGAGGCGGTACTGCAAGCGTTGTTGCGCGCCGACGAGCTGACGGTCAGCGATCTGCTGGAACTGGCCACCGAGGTGCAGCGCCGTGCCGATGCGCGATTGAACGAGCAGCGCAAGGCGTTGCTGGGCGGGCCCATGGCGATCAAGCGTCGTCGCGGCACGCCGGCAACGCAAGGCGCGGCGGACTGA
- a CDS encoding thioesterase II family protein, with amino-acid sequence MTQLTLLCLPYSGASAMVYSRWRGKLPEWLKLQPVELPGRGARFGEPLHTDMRRLALQLAQEQKATLKAPYALFGHSLGALLACEMARALRSLGCPEPVALFASGTAAPTMRADYDQGFADPKTDAELIEQLRTLNGTSEEVLANEELMSLTLPILRADFLLCGRFEPIQRPLLKCPVHVLGGKEDRATTEQLIGWSKETHGSFSVDMLAGGHFFIHEHEAKVLRVIKDQLDVHHRRHAMAATA; translated from the coding sequence GTGACCCAGCTGACATTGCTGTGCCTGCCCTATTCAGGCGCGAGCGCCATGGTTTACAGCCGCTGGCGAGGTAAGCTGCCGGAGTGGCTCAAGCTGCAGCCGGTGGAACTGCCGGGCCGTGGCGCGCGGTTCGGCGAACCGTTGCACACCGACATGCGGCGCCTGGCGCTGCAACTCGCCCAGGAACAGAAAGCCACGCTCAAGGCGCCGTACGCGCTGTTCGGCCACAGTCTCGGCGCGTTGCTGGCCTGTGAAATGGCCCGTGCCTTGCGCTCGCTGGGTTGCCCGGAACCGGTGGCGCTGTTCGCCTCGGGCACCGCTGCACCGACGATGCGGGCTGATTACGATCAGGGTTTCGCCGATCCGAAAACCGATGCCGAGCTGATCGAGCAACTGCGCACGCTCAATGGCACCAGCGAAGAAGTGCTGGCCAATGAAGAGCTGATGAGCCTGACGCTACCGATCCTGCGCGCGGATTTCCTGCTGTGCGGCCGTTTCGAGCCGATCCAGCGTCCGTTGCTGAAATGCCCGGTGCACGTGCTCGGCGGCAAAGAGGATCGCGCAACCACCGAACAGCTGATCGGCTGGAGCAAGGAAACCCACGGCAGTTTTTCCGTGGACATGCTGGCCGGCGGTCACTTCTTCATCCATGAGCACGAAGCCAAGGTGCTGCGCGTGATCAAGGACCAGCTCGACGTCCACCATCGCCGGCACGCCATGGCCGCGACTGCCTAA
- a CDS encoding MFS transporter, protein MANPYRELFKAPGSRAFVLAGMIARMPISMTGIGLITMLSQLQGGYGLAGAVAATFALATAFCAPQVSRLVDRFGQRRILPVSALIGGGALLLVLLCTRLQAPQWTLFVFAALAGCMPSMSAMVRARWTEVYRGQPQLQTAYALESVLDEVCFIVGPPLSVGLCVVVFPEAGPLAALLMLAIGVTAFVLQRDTEPAIHPHEEHHQGSIIRSSEIQLLMLLMVAMGTIVGVVDVVSVAFAQHQGQPAAASIVLSVYAIGSCLAGLAFGALRSKVPLPRLFLYGGVATAVTTLPLLLATNIVGLALAVFVAGLSFAPTLIVAMALVERIVPPAKLTEGLTWLVTGMSIGVAIGAASSGWLVDAFGARSGFWVAIAAGAVVLGSAVPTYRHLR, encoded by the coding sequence ATGGCCAACCCCTACCGCGAACTGTTCAAAGCCCCGGGCAGCCGAGCCTTTGTGCTGGCCGGGATGATCGCACGCATGCCGATTTCCATGACCGGCATCGGCCTGATCACCATGCTCTCGCAATTGCAGGGCGGCTACGGATTGGCCGGTGCGGTGGCGGCGACGTTTGCCTTGGCCACGGCGTTTTGCGCGCCGCAGGTTTCGCGGCTGGTGGACCGTTTCGGGCAGCGTCGGATTTTGCCGGTGTCGGCACTGATCGGTGGCGGCGCGTTGTTGCTGGTGTTGTTGTGCACGCGTTTGCAGGCGCCGCAATGGACACTGTTTGTGTTTGCCGCGCTGGCCGGTTGCATGCCGAGCATGTCGGCGATGGTGCGGGCGCGCTGGACCGAGGTCTATCGTGGCCAGCCGCAACTGCAAACCGCGTACGCCCTGGAGTCGGTGCTCGACGAAGTCTGTTTTATTGTCGGGCCGCCGCTGTCGGTAGGCTTGTGCGTGGTGGTGTTCCCCGAAGCGGGGCCATTGGCGGCACTGTTGATGCTGGCGATTGGCGTCACGGCGTTCGTTCTGCAACGGGACACCGAACCGGCGATACATCCCCATGAAGAACACCATCAGGGCTCGATCATTCGTTCCAGCGAGATTCAGTTGCTGATGCTGTTGATGGTCGCCATGGGCACCATTGTCGGCGTGGTGGATGTGGTCAGCGTGGCCTTCGCCCAGCATCAAGGGCAACCGGCGGCGGCGAGCATTGTGTTGTCGGTGTATGCCATCGGTTCATGCCTGGCCGGTTTGGCGTTCGGCGCGTTGCGCTCGAAAGTGCCGCTGCCGCGACTGTTTCTGTACGGCGGGGTGGCCACGGCGGTGACCACGTTGCCGTTGCTGCTGGCGACCAATATTGTCGGGTTGGCGCTGGCGGTGTTCGTCGCGGGTCTGTCTTTTGCGCCGACGCTGATTGTCGCCATGGCGTTGGTGGAACGCATCGTGCCGCCGGCCAAACTCACCGAAGGCCTGACCTGGCTGGTGACGGGGATGAGCATCGGCGTGGCGATTGGCGCGGCCAGCTCGGGTTGGCTGGTGGATGCGTTTGGCGCGCGCAGCGGGTTTTGGGTGGCGATTGCGGCGGGGGCGGTGGTGCTTGGTTCCGCGGTCCCAACCTATCGCCACCTTAGGTAA